From Salarias fasciatus chromosome 5, fSalaFa1.1, whole genome shotgun sequence, a single genomic window includes:
- the LOC115388992 gene encoding flocculation protein FLO11-like isoform X4, with protein sequence MAAQLLLFVFICAFVKNNAHALLQPRVSVNSLLITETDSVTVSCHTSSDIPVSQCDFYHSTLKISEGLCVQTLTGAELLQKIKKTSPAEVELKCSYSVKLDAINSTSPDSDSSTIMINNLLQPKLMVEPLEITETDPVTISCQLPPSVNLSTCYFEFSRQKPAKSFSCLKTLTGKELLSMAEQSSPSEVEVRCFYLDANQSPKSNISTVIIRIPRPELTGYPAVITEMDSVMLKCSTPSSFPVTGCYLKFMRTKVSQSISCDRYLGGVDLLFLAKQTSPAQVDLTCYYTVKHRGADQISPDSHILSIRIENMYEWTTTPMTVPFSVTTGVTSSPWSNTVSSTSASVTPRKPTPEASSPASTSGPTSSPWSGTLSSTSVSRKPTPEASSPASTSGPTSSPWSGTLSSTSVSRKPTPEASSPASTSGLTVSTLSDTVSSQSDPGTLMKQKGVTVGIILMGMTLFCSKRRSDKYFHQRPQPNHTGDSVDMWNIGRLLPAGNDESYSEITSIPAADPPAGFQQPNKTHPQNSEEDHQYATIPDEPAALFRINPVYDTSQTN encoded by the exons atggctgctcagctgctgctatTTGTCTTTATAT GTGCCTTTGTAAAGAATAATGCACACG CCCTCCTTCAACCCAGAGTCTCAGTGAATTCATTGCTgatcacagagacagactcgGTCACAGTGAGCTGTCACACTTCATCAGATATTCCTGTGTCTCAGTGTGATTTCTACCACTCGACCTTGAAGATATCTGAAGGCTTGTGTGTTCAGACGCTGACAGGAGCAGAGTTGCTCCAGAAGATAAAGAAGACCTCACCTGCTGAGGTGGAACTGAAATGTTCTTACTCTGTAAAGCTTGATGCAATTAATTCTACATCTCCAGACAGCGATTCATCAACCATCATGATAAACA ATCTTCTCCAACCAAAGCTGATGGTGGAACCACTGGAGATCACAGAGACAGATCCAGTCACAATCAGCTGTCAGCTTCCACCATCTGTTAATCTGTCAACATGTTATTTTGAATTTTCAAGACAAAAACCTGCCAAAAGTTTCTCTTGTTTGAAGACACTGACAGGAAAAGAACTGCTCTCAATGGCGGAGCAAAGCTCACCGTCTGAAGTTGAAGTGAGATGTTTTTACCTGGATGCAAATCAATCTCCCAAGAGCAACATTTCCACTGTCATCATACGCA TTCCTCGTCCTGAACTGACAGGATATCCTGCAGTGATCACAGAGATGGATTCAGTCATGTTAAAGTGCTCGACTCCGTCATCTTTTCCCGTGACTGGGTGTTATTTGAAGTTCATGAGAACAAAAGTTTCACAGTCCATCTCCTGTGATCGGTACCTGGGAGGAGTTGACCTTCTGTTTCTTGCAAAACAGACTTCACCTGCTCAGGTTGACCTAACATGTTATTACACTGTGAAGcacagaggagcagaccagATTTCTCCAGACAGCCACATCCTCTCCATCAGGATAGAAA ATATGTATGAATGGACCACGACCCCGATGACTGTACCTTTCAGTGTGACCACAG GTGTGACTTCGTCTCCATGGAGTAACACTGTTAGTTCTACTTCTGCCTCAGTAACACCACGTAAACCAACACCAGAAGCCTCAAGCCCTGCCTCAACATCAG GTCCTACTTCCTCTCCATGGAGTGGCACTCTTAGTTCTACTTCTGTATCACGGAAACCAACACCAGAAGCCTCAAGCCCTGCCTCAACATCAG GTCCTACTTCCTCTCCATGGAGTGGCACTCTTAGTTCTACTTCTGTATCACGGAAACCAACACCAGAAGCCTCAAGCCCTGCCTCAACATCAG GTCTGACTGTTTCTACATTGAGTGACACAGTCAGCTCACAGTCTGATCCTGGAACACTGATGAAACAAAAAG GAGTGACTGTGGGCATTATCTTAATGGGAATGACACTTTTCTGCAGCAAAAGAAGAAGTG aTAAATATTTTCACCAGAG GCCTCAGCCCAACCACACTG GTGACTCTGTGGACATGTGGAATATTGGAAGACTG CTGCCTGCAGGTAACGATGAGAGCTACAGTGAGATAACCTCTATACCTGCTGCTGACCCTCCTGCAG GTTTTCAGCAACCAAACAAGACTCATCCTCAAAAT TCTGAAGAGGACCATCAGTATGCCACGATCCCTGACGAGCCAGCCGCACTGTTCCGGATAAACCCTGTTTATGACACCAGTcagacaaactga
- the LOC115388992 gene encoding flocculation protein FLO11-like isoform X1: MAAQLLLFVFICAFVKNNAHALLQPRVSVNSLLITETDSVTVSCHTSSDIPVSQCDFYHSTLKISEGLCVQTLTGAELLQKIKKTSPAEVELKCSYSVKLDAINSTSPDSDSSTIMINNLLQPKLMVEPLEITETDPVTISCQLPPSVNLSTCYFEFSRQKPAKSFSCLKTLTGKELLSMAEQSSPSEVEVRCFYLDANQSPKSNISTVIIRIPRPELTGYPAVITEMDSVMLKCSTPSSFPVTGCYLKFMRTKVSQSISCDRYLGGVDLLFLAKQTSPAQVDLTCYYTVKHRGADQISPDSHILSIRIENMYEWTTTPMTVPFSVTTGVTSSPWSNTVSSTSASVTPRKPTPEASSPASTSGPTSSPWSGTLSSTSVSRKPTPEASSPASTSGPTSSPWSGTLSSTSVSRKPTPEASSPASTSGLTVSTLSDTVSSQSDPGTLMKQKAFWKWTVLPLSLGVTVGIILMGMTLFCSKRRSDKYFHQRPQPNHTGDSVDMWNIGRLLPAGNDESYSEITSIPAADPPAGFQQPNKTHPQNSEEDHQYATIPDEPAALFRINPVYDTSQTN; this comes from the exons atggctgctcagctgctgctatTTGTCTTTATAT GTGCCTTTGTAAAGAATAATGCACACG CCCTCCTTCAACCCAGAGTCTCAGTGAATTCATTGCTgatcacagagacagactcgGTCACAGTGAGCTGTCACACTTCATCAGATATTCCTGTGTCTCAGTGTGATTTCTACCACTCGACCTTGAAGATATCTGAAGGCTTGTGTGTTCAGACGCTGACAGGAGCAGAGTTGCTCCAGAAGATAAAGAAGACCTCACCTGCTGAGGTGGAACTGAAATGTTCTTACTCTGTAAAGCTTGATGCAATTAATTCTACATCTCCAGACAGCGATTCATCAACCATCATGATAAACA ATCTTCTCCAACCAAAGCTGATGGTGGAACCACTGGAGATCACAGAGACAGATCCAGTCACAATCAGCTGTCAGCTTCCACCATCTGTTAATCTGTCAACATGTTATTTTGAATTTTCAAGACAAAAACCTGCCAAAAGTTTCTCTTGTTTGAAGACACTGACAGGAAAAGAACTGCTCTCAATGGCGGAGCAAAGCTCACCGTCTGAAGTTGAAGTGAGATGTTTTTACCTGGATGCAAATCAATCTCCCAAGAGCAACATTTCCACTGTCATCATACGCA TTCCTCGTCCTGAACTGACAGGATATCCTGCAGTGATCACAGAGATGGATTCAGTCATGTTAAAGTGCTCGACTCCGTCATCTTTTCCCGTGACTGGGTGTTATTTGAAGTTCATGAGAACAAAAGTTTCACAGTCCATCTCCTGTGATCGGTACCTGGGAGGAGTTGACCTTCTGTTTCTTGCAAAACAGACTTCACCTGCTCAGGTTGACCTAACATGTTATTACACTGTGAAGcacagaggagcagaccagATTTCTCCAGACAGCCACATCCTCTCCATCAGGATAGAAA ATATGTATGAATGGACCACGACCCCGATGACTGTACCTTTCAGTGTGACCACAG GTGTGACTTCGTCTCCATGGAGTAACACTGTTAGTTCTACTTCTGCCTCAGTAACACCACGTAAACCAACACCAGAAGCCTCAAGCCCTGCCTCAACATCAG GTCCTACTTCCTCTCCATGGAGTGGCACTCTTAGTTCTACTTCTGTATCACGGAAACCAACACCAGAAGCCTCAAGCCCTGCCTCAACATCAG GTCCTACTTCCTCTCCATGGAGTGGCACTCTTAGTTCTACTTCTGTATCACGGAAACCAACACCAGAAGCCTCAAGCCCTGCCTCAACATCAG GTCTGACTGTTTCTACATTGAGTGACACAGTCAGCTCACAGTCTGATCCTGGAACACTGATGAAACAAAAAG CATTTTGGAAATGGACGGTGCTTCCATTGTCCTTAGGAGTGACTGTGGGCATTATCTTAATGGGAATGACACTTTTCTGCAGCAAAAGAAGAAGTG aTAAATATTTTCACCAGAG GCCTCAGCCCAACCACACTG GTGACTCTGTGGACATGTGGAATATTGGAAGACTG CTGCCTGCAGGTAACGATGAGAGCTACAGTGAGATAACCTCTATACCTGCTGCTGACCCTCCTGCAG GTTTTCAGCAACCAAACAAGACTCATCCTCAAAAT TCTGAAGAGGACCATCAGTATGCCACGATCCCTGACGAGCCAGCCGCACTGTTCCGGATAAACCCTGTTTATGACACCAGTcagacaaactga
- the LOC115388992 gene encoding flocculation protein FLO11-like isoform X5 — protein sequence MAAQLLLFVFICAFVKNNAHALLQPRVSVNSLLITETDSVTVSCHTSSDIPVSQCDFYHSTLKISEGLCVQTLTGAELLQKIKKTSPAEVELKCSYSVKLDAINSTSPDSDSSTIMINNLLQPKLMVEPLEITETDPVTISCQLPPSVNLSTCYFEFSRQKPAKSFSCLKTLTGKELLSMAEQSSPSEVEVRCFYLDANQSPKSNISTVIIRIPRPELTGYPAVITEMDSVMLKCSTPSSFPVTGCYLKFMRTKVSQSISCDRYLGGVDLLFLAKQTSPAQVDLTCYYTVKHRGADQISPDSHILSIRIENMYEWTTTPMTVPFSVTTGVTSSPWSNTVSSTSASVTPRKPTPEASSPASTSGPTSSPWSGTLSSTSVSRKPTPEASSPASTSGPTSSPWSGTLSSTSVSRKPTPEASSPASTSAFWKWTVLPLSLGVTVGIILMGMTLFCSKRRSDKYFHQRPQPNHTGDSVDMWNIGRLLPAGNDESYSEITSIPAADPPAGFQQPNKTHPQNSEEDHQYATIPDEPAALFRINPVYDTSQTN from the exons atggctgctcagctgctgctatTTGTCTTTATAT GTGCCTTTGTAAAGAATAATGCACACG CCCTCCTTCAACCCAGAGTCTCAGTGAATTCATTGCTgatcacagagacagactcgGTCACAGTGAGCTGTCACACTTCATCAGATATTCCTGTGTCTCAGTGTGATTTCTACCACTCGACCTTGAAGATATCTGAAGGCTTGTGTGTTCAGACGCTGACAGGAGCAGAGTTGCTCCAGAAGATAAAGAAGACCTCACCTGCTGAGGTGGAACTGAAATGTTCTTACTCTGTAAAGCTTGATGCAATTAATTCTACATCTCCAGACAGCGATTCATCAACCATCATGATAAACA ATCTTCTCCAACCAAAGCTGATGGTGGAACCACTGGAGATCACAGAGACAGATCCAGTCACAATCAGCTGTCAGCTTCCACCATCTGTTAATCTGTCAACATGTTATTTTGAATTTTCAAGACAAAAACCTGCCAAAAGTTTCTCTTGTTTGAAGACACTGACAGGAAAAGAACTGCTCTCAATGGCGGAGCAAAGCTCACCGTCTGAAGTTGAAGTGAGATGTTTTTACCTGGATGCAAATCAATCTCCCAAGAGCAACATTTCCACTGTCATCATACGCA TTCCTCGTCCTGAACTGACAGGATATCCTGCAGTGATCACAGAGATGGATTCAGTCATGTTAAAGTGCTCGACTCCGTCATCTTTTCCCGTGACTGGGTGTTATTTGAAGTTCATGAGAACAAAAGTTTCACAGTCCATCTCCTGTGATCGGTACCTGGGAGGAGTTGACCTTCTGTTTCTTGCAAAACAGACTTCACCTGCTCAGGTTGACCTAACATGTTATTACACTGTGAAGcacagaggagcagaccagATTTCTCCAGACAGCCACATCCTCTCCATCAGGATAGAAA ATATGTATGAATGGACCACGACCCCGATGACTGTACCTTTCAGTGTGACCACAG GTGTGACTTCGTCTCCATGGAGTAACACTGTTAGTTCTACTTCTGCCTCAGTAACACCACGTAAACCAACACCAGAAGCCTCAAGCCCTGCCTCAACATCAG GTCCTACTTCCTCTCCATGGAGTGGCACTCTTAGTTCTACTTCTGTATCACGGAAACCAACACCAGAAGCCTCAAGCCCTGCCTCAACATCAG GTCCTACTTCCTCTCCATGGAGTGGCACTCTTAGTTCTACTTCTGTATCACGGAAACCAACACCAGAAGCCTCAAGCCCTGCCTCAACATCAG CATTTTGGAAATGGACGGTGCTTCCATTGTCCTTAGGAGTGACTGTGGGCATTATCTTAATGGGAATGACACTTTTCTGCAGCAAAAGAAGAAGTG aTAAATATTTTCACCAGAG GCCTCAGCCCAACCACACTG GTGACTCTGTGGACATGTGGAATATTGGAAGACTG CTGCCTGCAGGTAACGATGAGAGCTACAGTGAGATAACCTCTATACCTGCTGCTGACCCTCCTGCAG GTTTTCAGCAACCAAACAAGACTCATCCTCAAAAT TCTGAAGAGGACCATCAGTATGCCACGATCCCTGACGAGCCAGCCGCACTGTTCCGGATAAACCCTGTTTATGACACCAGTcagacaaactga
- the LOC115388992 gene encoding flocculation protein FLO11-like isoform X2: MAAQLLLFVFICAFVKNNAHALLQPRVSVNSLLITETDSVTVSCHTSSDIPVSQCDFYHSTLKISEGLCVQTLTGAELLQKIKKTSPAEVELKCSYSVKLDAINSTSPDSDSSTIMINNLLQPKLMVEPLEITETDPVTISCQLPPSVNLSTCYFEFSRQKPAKSFSCLKTLTGKELLSMAEQSSPSEVEVRCFYLDANQSPKSNISTVIIRIPRPELTGYPAVITEMDSVMLKCSTPSSFPVTGCYLKFMRTKVSQSISCDRYLGGVDLLFLAKQTSPAQVDLTCYYTVKHRGADQISPDSHILSIRIENMYEWTTTPMTVPFSVTTGVTSSPWSNTVSSTSASVTPRKPTPEASSPASTSGPTSSPWSGTLSSTSVSRKPTPEASSPASTSGPTSSPWSGTLSSTSVSRKPTPEASSPASTSGLTVSTLSDTVSSQSDPGTLMKQKAFWKWTVLPLSLGVTVGIILMGMTLFCSKRRSDKYFHQRPQPNHTGDSVDMWNIGRLLPAGNDETFTEVIFEPVADSPAEDHQYATIPDEPAALFWKKPSLWHQSDTLNEG; encoded by the exons atggctgctcagctgctgctatTTGTCTTTATAT GTGCCTTTGTAAAGAATAATGCACACG CCCTCCTTCAACCCAGAGTCTCAGTGAATTCATTGCTgatcacagagacagactcgGTCACAGTGAGCTGTCACACTTCATCAGATATTCCTGTGTCTCAGTGTGATTTCTACCACTCGACCTTGAAGATATCTGAAGGCTTGTGTGTTCAGACGCTGACAGGAGCAGAGTTGCTCCAGAAGATAAAGAAGACCTCACCTGCTGAGGTGGAACTGAAATGTTCTTACTCTGTAAAGCTTGATGCAATTAATTCTACATCTCCAGACAGCGATTCATCAACCATCATGATAAACA ATCTTCTCCAACCAAAGCTGATGGTGGAACCACTGGAGATCACAGAGACAGATCCAGTCACAATCAGCTGTCAGCTTCCACCATCTGTTAATCTGTCAACATGTTATTTTGAATTTTCAAGACAAAAACCTGCCAAAAGTTTCTCTTGTTTGAAGACACTGACAGGAAAAGAACTGCTCTCAATGGCGGAGCAAAGCTCACCGTCTGAAGTTGAAGTGAGATGTTTTTACCTGGATGCAAATCAATCTCCCAAGAGCAACATTTCCACTGTCATCATACGCA TTCCTCGTCCTGAACTGACAGGATATCCTGCAGTGATCACAGAGATGGATTCAGTCATGTTAAAGTGCTCGACTCCGTCATCTTTTCCCGTGACTGGGTGTTATTTGAAGTTCATGAGAACAAAAGTTTCACAGTCCATCTCCTGTGATCGGTACCTGGGAGGAGTTGACCTTCTGTTTCTTGCAAAACAGACTTCACCTGCTCAGGTTGACCTAACATGTTATTACACTGTGAAGcacagaggagcagaccagATTTCTCCAGACAGCCACATCCTCTCCATCAGGATAGAAA ATATGTATGAATGGACCACGACCCCGATGACTGTACCTTTCAGTGTGACCACAG GTGTGACTTCGTCTCCATGGAGTAACACTGTTAGTTCTACTTCTGCCTCAGTAACACCACGTAAACCAACACCAGAAGCCTCAAGCCCTGCCTCAACATCAG GTCCTACTTCCTCTCCATGGAGTGGCACTCTTAGTTCTACTTCTGTATCACGGAAACCAACACCAGAAGCCTCAAGCCCTGCCTCAACATCAG GTCCTACTTCCTCTCCATGGAGTGGCACTCTTAGTTCTACTTCTGTATCACGGAAACCAACACCAGAAGCCTCAAGCCCTGCCTCAACATCAG GTCTGACTGTTTCTACATTGAGTGACACAGTCAGCTCACAGTCTGATCCTGGAACACTGATGAAACAAAAAG CATTTTGGAAATGGACGGTGCTTCCATTGTCCTTAGGAGTGACTGTGGGCATTATCTTAATGGGAATGACACTTTTCTGCAGCAAAAGAAGAAGTG aTAAATATTTTCACCAGAG GCCTCAGCCCAACCACACTG GTGACTCTGTGGACATGTGGAATATTGGAAGACTG
- the LOC115388992 gene encoding uncharacterized protein LOC115388992 isoform X6 — MAAQLLLFVFICAFVKNNAHALLQPRVSVNSLLITETDSVTVSCHTSSDIPVSQCDFYHSTLKISEGLCVQTLTGAELLQKIKKTSPAEVELKCSYSVKLDAINSTSPDSDSSTIMINNLLQPKLMVEPLEITETDPVTISCQLPPSVNLSTCYFEFSRQKPAKSFSCLKTLTGKELLSMAEQSSPSEVEVRCFYLDANQSPKSNISTVIIRIPRPELTGYPAVITEMDSVMLKCSTPSSFPVTGCYLKFMRTKVSQSISCDRYLGGVDLLFLAKQTSPAQVDLTCYYTVKHRGADQISPDSHILSIRIENMYEWTTTPMTVPFSVTTGVTSSPWSNTVSSTSASVTPRKPTPEASSPASTSGLTVSTLSDTVSSQSDPGTLMKQKAFWKWTVLPLSLGVTVGIILMGMTLFCSKRRSDKYFHQRPQPNHTGDSVDMWNIGRLLPAGNDESYSEITSIPAADPPAGFQQPNKTHPQNSEEDHQYATIPDEPAALFRINPVYDTSQTN, encoded by the exons atggctgctcagctgctgctatTTGTCTTTATAT GTGCCTTTGTAAAGAATAATGCACACG CCCTCCTTCAACCCAGAGTCTCAGTGAATTCATTGCTgatcacagagacagactcgGTCACAGTGAGCTGTCACACTTCATCAGATATTCCTGTGTCTCAGTGTGATTTCTACCACTCGACCTTGAAGATATCTGAAGGCTTGTGTGTTCAGACGCTGACAGGAGCAGAGTTGCTCCAGAAGATAAAGAAGACCTCACCTGCTGAGGTGGAACTGAAATGTTCTTACTCTGTAAAGCTTGATGCAATTAATTCTACATCTCCAGACAGCGATTCATCAACCATCATGATAAACA ATCTTCTCCAACCAAAGCTGATGGTGGAACCACTGGAGATCACAGAGACAGATCCAGTCACAATCAGCTGTCAGCTTCCACCATCTGTTAATCTGTCAACATGTTATTTTGAATTTTCAAGACAAAAACCTGCCAAAAGTTTCTCTTGTTTGAAGACACTGACAGGAAAAGAACTGCTCTCAATGGCGGAGCAAAGCTCACCGTCTGAAGTTGAAGTGAGATGTTTTTACCTGGATGCAAATCAATCTCCCAAGAGCAACATTTCCACTGTCATCATACGCA TTCCTCGTCCTGAACTGACAGGATATCCTGCAGTGATCACAGAGATGGATTCAGTCATGTTAAAGTGCTCGACTCCGTCATCTTTTCCCGTGACTGGGTGTTATTTGAAGTTCATGAGAACAAAAGTTTCACAGTCCATCTCCTGTGATCGGTACCTGGGAGGAGTTGACCTTCTGTTTCTTGCAAAACAGACTTCACCTGCTCAGGTTGACCTAACATGTTATTACACTGTGAAGcacagaggagcagaccagATTTCTCCAGACAGCCACATCCTCTCCATCAGGATAGAAA ATATGTATGAATGGACCACGACCCCGATGACTGTACCTTTCAGTGTGACCACAG GTGTGACTTCGTCTCCATGGAGTAACACTGTTAGTTCTACTTCTGCCTCAGTAACACCACGTAAACCAACACCAGAAGCCTCAAGCCCTGCCTCAACATCAG GTCTGACTGTTTCTACATTGAGTGACACAGTCAGCTCACAGTCTGATCCTGGAACACTGATGAAACAAAAAG CATTTTGGAAATGGACGGTGCTTCCATTGTCCTTAGGAGTGACTGTGGGCATTATCTTAATGGGAATGACACTTTTCTGCAGCAAAAGAAGAAGTG aTAAATATTTTCACCAGAG GCCTCAGCCCAACCACACTG GTGACTCTGTGGACATGTGGAATATTGGAAGACTG CTGCCTGCAGGTAACGATGAGAGCTACAGTGAGATAACCTCTATACCTGCTGCTGACCCTCCTGCAG GTTTTCAGCAACCAAACAAGACTCATCCTCAAAAT TCTGAAGAGGACCATCAGTATGCCACGATCCCTGACGAGCCAGCCGCACTGTTCCGGATAAACCCTGTTTATGACACCAGTcagacaaactga
- the LOC115388992 gene encoding uncharacterized protein LOC115388992 isoform X7: protein MAAQLLLFVFICAFVKNNAHALLQPRVSVNSLLITETDSVTVSCHTSSDIPVSQCDFYHSTLKISEGLCVQTLTGAELLQKIKKTSPAEVELKCSYSVKLDAINSTSPDSDSSTIMINNLLQPKLMVEPLEITETDPVTISCQLPPSVNLSTCYFEFSRQKPAKSFSCLKTLTGKELLSMAEQSSPSEVEVRCFYLDANQSPKSNISTVIIRIPRPELTGYPAVITEMDSVMLKCSTPSSFPVTGCYLKFMRTKVSQSISCDRYLGGVDLLFLAKQTSPAQVDLTCYYTVKHRGADQISPDSHILSIRIENMYEWTTTPMTVPFSVTTGVTSSPWSNTVSSTSASVTPRKPTPEASSPASTSAFWKWTVLPLSLGVTVGIILMGMTLFCSKRRSDKYFHQRPQPNHTGDSVDMWNIGRLLPAGNDESYSEITSIPAADPPAGFQQPNKTHPQNSEEDHQYATIPDEPAALFRINPVYDTSQTN from the exons atggctgctcagctgctgctatTTGTCTTTATAT GTGCCTTTGTAAAGAATAATGCACACG CCCTCCTTCAACCCAGAGTCTCAGTGAATTCATTGCTgatcacagagacagactcgGTCACAGTGAGCTGTCACACTTCATCAGATATTCCTGTGTCTCAGTGTGATTTCTACCACTCGACCTTGAAGATATCTGAAGGCTTGTGTGTTCAGACGCTGACAGGAGCAGAGTTGCTCCAGAAGATAAAGAAGACCTCACCTGCTGAGGTGGAACTGAAATGTTCTTACTCTGTAAAGCTTGATGCAATTAATTCTACATCTCCAGACAGCGATTCATCAACCATCATGATAAACA ATCTTCTCCAACCAAAGCTGATGGTGGAACCACTGGAGATCACAGAGACAGATCCAGTCACAATCAGCTGTCAGCTTCCACCATCTGTTAATCTGTCAACATGTTATTTTGAATTTTCAAGACAAAAACCTGCCAAAAGTTTCTCTTGTTTGAAGACACTGACAGGAAAAGAACTGCTCTCAATGGCGGAGCAAAGCTCACCGTCTGAAGTTGAAGTGAGATGTTTTTACCTGGATGCAAATCAATCTCCCAAGAGCAACATTTCCACTGTCATCATACGCA TTCCTCGTCCTGAACTGACAGGATATCCTGCAGTGATCACAGAGATGGATTCAGTCATGTTAAAGTGCTCGACTCCGTCATCTTTTCCCGTGACTGGGTGTTATTTGAAGTTCATGAGAACAAAAGTTTCACAGTCCATCTCCTGTGATCGGTACCTGGGAGGAGTTGACCTTCTGTTTCTTGCAAAACAGACTTCACCTGCTCAGGTTGACCTAACATGTTATTACACTGTGAAGcacagaggagcagaccagATTTCTCCAGACAGCCACATCCTCTCCATCAGGATAGAAA ATATGTATGAATGGACCACGACCCCGATGACTGTACCTTTCAGTGTGACCACAG GTGTGACTTCGTCTCCATGGAGTAACACTGTTAGTTCTACTTCTGCCTCAGTAACACCACGTAAACCAACACCAGAAGCCTCAAGCCCTGCCTCAACATCAG CATTTTGGAAATGGACGGTGCTTCCATTGTCCTTAGGAGTGACTGTGGGCATTATCTTAATGGGAATGACACTTTTCTGCAGCAAAAGAAGAAGTG aTAAATATTTTCACCAGAG GCCTCAGCCCAACCACACTG GTGACTCTGTGGACATGTGGAATATTGGAAGACTG CTGCCTGCAGGTAACGATGAGAGCTACAGTGAGATAACCTCTATACCTGCTGCTGACCCTCCTGCAG GTTTTCAGCAACCAAACAAGACTCATCCTCAAAAT TCTGAAGAGGACCATCAGTATGCCACGATCCCTGACGAGCCAGCCGCACTGTTCCGGATAAACCCTGTTTATGACACCAGTcagacaaactga